In the genome of Paenibacillus pabuli, one region contains:
- a CDS encoding S8 family serine peptidase, translated as MNKRWISILLSILMTFSIIMPAAGAAPADVQLENSLSKAEATQWREILAQREGKLAADPFLDKSLEGLGGEKTRVIVELSNKPVAVAQGESTLSGKSFTSSMETKAVTQVEQQQQSFVHSLTQNKIKHEVLEKYAYALNGVAIELKGNQLGQLLRIPGVVSVYPDLEITVAPDTDEVNPYMKDTAPFIGAPEVWNLGYKGKGIKVGVIDTGIDYEHPNLQDAYKGGWDFVGNDDDPYETTREEWKGSGAPEFNANGSAYYTSHGTHVAGTIAAREAGDYGIVGVAPEADIYAYRVLGPYGSGQTSWVLGGIDRSVADGMDVINLSLGNAANDPSYITSVALNNAMLSGVTAVVASGNDGPNRYTLGSPGASAMAITVGNSTGPSQTITANTHFWIGGQGEGTLPEEQPVPEVDPSPELGTAPGTDTPEVPAQGEPSTTPDDDSSVSASEVSATGEEAASTNEAALSESVSTNTAVMDVEDSQSEESSQPASPSAPIETSPEVAPDQEEPAVAPTETEPNPLAVTESVYRLDVMGWNLSADPESILTGQYELVFAGLGKPTDFEGKDFTGKVAFVQRGELAFVEKVANAKAAGAVAVIVYNNIPGPIGVSLGDNFELIPTLSMSKEDGESIKAELDADQNVEVSFSDFIKGQTAGDEMNPSSSRGPAKVTLDIKPDVVAPGTSILSTVPAYGKDEPEADYSQAYDRKSGTSMATPHVAGLVALLIEKHSDWTPFDIKVALMNNGKVLDTTKYDVFDQGAGRIQAVNTIDPAAFVKVLDVTKYTENGVTVEKPNVTGSVNFGNFLSTDEKTVSKTIKVESLNGNGGNYTVNVNPTRTVPGVSVAVDKSSFTLNGEEELQVTITVPKGVTASTEAQGYLQFSNGTDTFTVPYVAHFNLTLAGVKYIETVKGTEKNPFHYPLKSDGTLDTLNVAMEFYNPMNFALIEIFDGLNPDGGYYGDGYIGSIFGNYYNFAANTRYNLAWDGQYADYTTDEVTTIPDGLYTVDITTIGVDGKTYKEDTSPFLVKKEGPSVTAPEKLEFKQDEAVVINGSVEDLYFRVAPALRDGWNIEFDPAASLEATYVVKKEDGLNYKEGNFEVQPDGSFSLPLESIQAGEYDLELTVKDQQGLSGKATTALSLKSKETEPETPAVKAPGTPVLSHNNGGVNGLLEGSYTVSMNLWWGENATSYKLYEDGVLIDTQKLTYNAPLAQFAQTKITGKTNGTYTYVAELTNDKGTTRSQTLTVRVTNASPGKAVLSQDNWDGDGNYKVTMNLWWGTNATEYRLYENDKLIDTQVLNAVTPNAQSAVTSLTGRTSGTYTYRAELLNAAGVTSTDKITVKVK; from the coding sequence TTGAATAAACGATGGATATCCATATTGTTAAGTATTCTAATGACTTTTTCTATTATCATGCCAGCGGCCGGAGCCGCTCCTGCAGACGTTCAGCTTGAGAACTCGCTAAGCAAGGCCGAAGCCACACAATGGAGAGAAATTCTTGCCCAGCGTGAAGGAAAGCTTGCAGCAGATCCATTTTTGGACAAGAGTCTGGAAGGTCTTGGGGGAGAGAAAACAAGAGTCATTGTTGAGCTCTCCAATAAGCCAGTTGCTGTTGCGCAAGGTGAATCTACCCTCTCAGGAAAATCTTTTACCTCCTCTATGGAAACAAAGGCTGTGACTCAGGTCGAGCAACAACAACAGTCATTTGTACATAGCCTCACTCAGAATAAAATCAAACATGAAGTGTTAGAAAAGTATGCATATGCCCTGAATGGTGTAGCCATCGAACTTAAGGGCAACCAATTGGGACAGTTACTTCGCATACCGGGTGTTGTCAGTGTATACCCTGACCTTGAAATCACCGTAGCCCCGGATACAGATGAAGTGAATCCTTATATGAAAGATACCGCACCATTTATTGGCGCCCCTGAAGTATGGAATCTGGGATACAAAGGAAAAGGCATCAAAGTGGGTGTTATTGATACAGGAATTGATTATGAGCATCCTAATTTGCAAGACGCCTACAAAGGTGGATGGGATTTCGTTGGAAATGACGATGACCCTTATGAAACAACACGTGAAGAATGGAAAGGTTCTGGCGCACCTGAATTTAATGCCAATGGAAGCGCCTATTACACATCCCATGGTACTCACGTAGCCGGTACCATTGCTGCTCGTGAAGCTGGAGATTACGGGATTGTCGGGGTTGCTCCTGAAGCCGATATTTATGCATATCGTGTTCTTGGGCCCTACGGAAGTGGTCAAACTTCATGGGTGCTTGGTGGAATTGACCGTTCCGTTGCCGATGGCATGGACGTAATCAATCTCTCGTTGGGTAACGCTGCCAATGATCCTAGCTATATCACTTCAGTTGCACTTAATAATGCCATGCTTTCTGGCGTGACTGCAGTTGTGGCAAGTGGTAATGATGGCCCGAATCGTTATACATTGGGTTCTCCAGGAGCATCGGCTATGGCAATCACTGTAGGTAACTCCACAGGGCCTAGCCAAACCATTACAGCCAACACTCATTTCTGGATTGGTGGGCAAGGTGAAGGTACGCTTCCTGAAGAACAGCCTGTCCCAGAAGTTGATCCATCTCCTGAACTGGGAACAGCACCGGGAACGGATACTCCTGAAGTTCCGGCTCAAGGTGAACCATCAACCACACCGGATGATGATTCATCTGTATCAGCTTCCGAGGTAAGTGCGACAGGTGAAGAAGCTGCATCAACCAATGAAGCTGCTTTGTCTGAGTCAGTGTCTACCAATACTGCTGTTATGGATGTGGAAGACAGCCAATCCGAAGAGAGTTCTCAACCAGCCTCGCCTTCTGCGCCAATCGAAACATCTCCAGAGGTTGCACCTGATCAGGAAGAGCCTGCTGTTGCTCCAACTGAAACGGAGCCAAATCCACTGGCTGTTACCGAATCGGTGTATCGCCTGGATGTGATGGGCTGGAACCTCTCAGCAGATCCGGAATCTATTTTGACGGGTCAATATGAGCTCGTATTCGCAGGCTTGGGTAAACCAACGGATTTTGAAGGCAAGGATTTTACAGGCAAAGTGGCTTTTGTACAGCGTGGTGAACTGGCATTTGTGGAGAAAGTAGCCAATGCGAAAGCTGCGGGTGCAGTGGCTGTTATCGTATATAACAATATTCCAGGTCCGATTGGAGTGAGTTTGGGAGATAATTTTGAACTCATTCCAACCTTGAGCATGTCGAAGGAAGATGGAGAAAGTATCAAAGCAGAGCTGGACGCCGATCAAAATGTTGAAGTGAGCTTTAGTGACTTCATTAAAGGTCAGACGGCTGGCGATGAAATGAATCCATCCAGTTCCCGCGGACCAGCCAAGGTAACTCTGGATATCAAACCGGATGTGGTTGCACCGGGTACCAGCATCTTGTCTACTGTTCCTGCCTATGGCAAGGACGAACCAGAAGCGGATTATTCACAGGCTTATGATCGTAAATCAGGTACAAGCATGGCCACACCTCATGTTGCTGGACTGGTTGCCCTGTTGATTGAGAAGCACAGTGACTGGACACCTTTTGATATTAAAGTTGCACTCATGAACAATGGTAAAGTGCTTGACACAACCAAATATGATGTGTTTGATCAAGGTGCAGGACGTATTCAAGCAGTGAACACAATTGATCCTGCTGCATTTGTTAAAGTATTGGATGTAACGAAATACACAGAGAATGGCGTGACTGTCGAGAAACCTAATGTTACAGGTAGCGTCAATTTTGGGAATTTCCTGAGCACGGACGAAAAAACCGTCAGCAAAACGATCAAAGTGGAGTCGCTGAATGGCAACGGTGGAAATTATACAGTAAACGTAAATCCAACACGTACGGTACCTGGCGTATCGGTAGCGGTGGACAAGAGCTCTTTTACACTGAATGGTGAGGAAGAGCTGCAGGTTACCATTACAGTTCCAAAAGGGGTAACTGCTTCAACAGAAGCGCAGGGATACCTCCAGTTTTCTAATGGAACGGACACATTTACTGTGCCATATGTCGCTCATTTCAACCTTACACTGGCAGGCGTTAAATACATTGAGACCGTAAAAGGGACAGAGAAGAACCCGTTCCATTATCCATTGAAGTCTGATGGTACACTGGATACTCTTAATGTAGCTATGGAATTCTACAATCCCATGAATTTTGCTCTGATTGAGATCTTCGATGGCCTTAACCCGGATGGGGGCTATTATGGAGATGGATATATTGGGTCTATTTTTGGCAACTACTACAATTTTGCTGCCAACACAAGATATAATCTGGCTTGGGATGGACAGTATGCAGATTATACTACCGATGAGGTAACGACGATTCCAGATGGTCTTTACACGGTTGACATTACTACAATCGGTGTTGATGGCAAAACCTATAAGGAAGATACTTCTCCATTTTTGGTGAAAAAAGAAGGTCCGAGTGTCACAGCACCAGAAAAGTTGGAATTTAAGCAAGATGAAGCTGTTGTCATTAACGGTAGCGTAGAGGATTTGTATTTCCGTGTCGCTCCAGCACTTAGAGATGGCTGGAACATTGAGTTTGATCCGGCGGCTTCTTTGGAAGCAACATATGTCGTGAAAAAAGAGGATGGTTTGAATTACAAGGAGGGTAACTTTGAAGTACAGCCTGATGGCAGCTTCAGTCTTCCTTTGGAGAGCATCCAAGCGGGTGAATATGACCTTGAACTTACGGTTAAAGACCAACAGGGACTTTCAGGTAAGGCCACCACGGCGCTAAGTTTGAAATCCAAAGAGACTGAGCCGGAAACTCCAGCTGTCAAAGCACCTGGAACACCTGTGTTGTCTCACAATAACGGGGGTGTTAATGGCCTTCTTGAAGGATCATATACCGTATCCATGAACCTGTGGTGGGGTGAGAACGCCACCAGCTACAAGCTTTATGAGGACGGGGTTCTGATCGACACGCAGAAGCTGACATACAACGCACCTTTGGCACAATTTGCGCAAACGAAGATCACAGGTAAAACCAATGGCACTTATACGTACGTAGCCGAGTTAACGAATGACAAGGGGACTACGCGTAGTCAGACGTTGACAGTCCGGGTTACCAATGCTTCGCCAGGCAAGGCAGTTCTCTCTCAGGATAACTGGGATGGCGACGGCAATTATAAGGTTACTATGAACCTGTGGTGGGGAACTAATGCTACTGAGTACCGCCTCTACGAAAATGATAAGTTGATCGACACCCAAGTACTCAATGCGGTTACGCCTAATGCGCAAAGCGCTGTCACTTCGCTGACTGGGCGCACTTCGGGCACGTATACGTACCGGGCTGAGTTACTCAACGCAGCTGGTGTCACCAGCACAGACAAGATCACAGTTAAGGTGAAGTAA
- a CDS encoding methyltransferase domain-containing protein, which produces MKAMVVSMQSINQWQANEYDNKLAFVSGYGKSLISWLQPQKGEYILDLGCGTGDLTYEISAAQAEVVGMDASLDMIRRAREKFPDIEFMEGDGHQFSTNKLYDAVFSNAALHWMRSPRLVVDSIWKSLKPGGRFVAEFGGKGNVQIIVDALEEVFERHTGIRGSERNPWYFPTIGQYSNILEQCGFLVRQAYHYDRPTRLADREQGIEGWLSHFGGDYFDGLNQEQIQEICRETSKIVVPKLWKEDAIYADYKRLRIEAVKPDC; this is translated from the coding sequence ATGAAAGCGATGGTGGTATCCATGCAATCGATTAATCAATGGCAAGCGAATGAGTATGATAACAAACTGGCTTTTGTATCGGGTTACGGTAAAAGTTTAATCTCATGGCTTCAACCTCAAAAAGGGGAGTACATCCTTGACTTGGGCTGCGGGACGGGAGACTTAACGTACGAAATTTCTGCAGCGCAGGCAGAAGTGGTGGGCATGGACGCATCGCTGGACATGATTCGACGTGCAAGAGAGAAGTTTCCCGATATCGAGTTCATGGAGGGGGACGGCCATCAGTTTTCGACGAACAAACTCTATGATGCCGTCTTTTCCAATGCAGCTTTGCATTGGATGCGAAGCCCACGACTTGTAGTGGATAGTATATGGAAGTCATTGAAGCCAGGAGGACGCTTTGTGGCAGAATTCGGAGGCAAAGGAAATGTGCAGATCATAGTAGATGCACTAGAGGAAGTGTTTGAACGACATACTGGCATTCGTGGATCAGAGCGCAACCCTTGGTATTTCCCGACGATCGGGCAATATAGCAATATTTTGGAACAATGCGGATTTCTGGTGCGACAGGCCTACCACTATGACCGTCCTACCAGACTGGCGGATCGTGAACAGGGTATAGAGGGCTGGTTGTCCCATTTTGGAGGAGACTATTTTGATGGCTTGAATCAGGAACAGATCCAGGAAATCTGTCGTGAAACTAGCAAAATCGTTGTGCCGAAGCTCTGGAAAGAAGATGCCATCTATGCCGATTATAAGCGTCTTCGGATTGAAGCTGTGAAGCCGGATTGTTAA